TTCGTCATAATCAAGGCCGTATCCTAAAACAAATTTATTGGGAATTTCCTTGGCAACATAATCGATGGTGAAATCTTTTTTGAAAACTTCCGGTTTCAGTAGCAGGGAAGCCACTTTCAGAGATTTTGGCCTTTGGGTATTTTTAAAATATTCAAAAAGGCTCTCGATGGTGTTTCCCGTGTCCACGATGTCCTCCATCAAAATGATGTGGCGGCCTTCCACATCTTTGGTAAGGTCCATTTTCTTGTAAACGATGCCTGTAGACTGCATTCCGCCGAGATATGAACTCATTTGGATAAATGCGATTTCGCACTGGCCGGGGTAATGTTTGAGGAAATCTGAGAAAAACATAATCACGCCGTTCAATACGCCGATGAATACGGGTGTTTCGTCTTTGTAATCTTCGTAAACTTTCAGAGCGAGATTTTTTATGATTTCCTGAATTTCATCGTTTCTCAGGTAGGGAACGAATTCTTTGTCGTGGATTTTGACTGTTTCCATATAGTATTCCAAAAGGCAAATTTAAGAAAAAGTTGGGTAACCGTAGTGAGAAGTCGCGACTGGCCAAAAGGAAGTATGGCGCGAGCGCAGCGAGCGCCAATGAGGTGAGCTTTTGGAGCGCCCGCAATCTTGCGTGAGGGATTGCAGCGGAAAGCCCGGAATTGCCCGGCCTGGAGCGATGGCATGAGGACTTGCAGCGGAAAGCCCGACCCGAGTTGTGCGGGGAAGGTGAGGGACGAGGGGCACGCCCAAATAAATTTTCCACAAAAATTGCCCACGTTTTATATTAAGAGTAAATTTGCGTGAATCTATAAAAAGTAAAATTTTATGTCAACTTACGTGGTTGTTGGTCTTCAGTACGGAGATGAGGGAAAAGGGAAAATTACCGATGTTCTTTCCGCTAAATCAGATTATGTTGTTCGTTTTCAGGGTGGTGACAATGCTGGGCATACAGTGTATGTAGGCGATGAGAAATTTGTGCTGCACCTTTTGCCGTCGGGTGTTTTGCAGTGCAAAGGGAAGTGCATCATTGCAAACGGAGTGGTGGTAAATCCCAAATCTTTTAGCCGCGAGATTGAGCAACTGGAAAGCAAGGGAATGAATACCGACCACGTGTTTATTTCCAGAAGGGCGCACGTCATTATGCCTTACCACATCCTGCTCGATACGTATCGTGAAGAAGAGAAAGGCGGCACAGAAATCGGCACGACCAAAAAAGGAATAGGCCCTTGCTATGAAGATAAAATTGCCAGAGTAGGCATCCGAATGGTTGACCTCCTGAATCCTGAAATCCTGAGGGAAAAAATTGAGAAAAACCTCCGGGTAAAAAATTCCCTTTTCGAGAAATATTTTGAAAAACCTACGCTTGATATCGACGAGATCTACAATGAATTTGTGGAAATCGGCAAAAAACTCCAGGACAGAATCGTGGATACAGAACTGGAACTGAACGAGGCCATCCGCGACAATAAAATTATCCTTTTTGAAGGCGCGCAGGCGTTGATGCTTGACATTGATTTCGGGACGTATCCTTTCGTGACCTCTTCATCGCCGTCCACAGGCGGAGTTTGTGCCGGGGCTGGGGTTCCGCCCACATCGCTGCAAAATTTAATTGGTGTGGCAAAAGCGTACACCACCAGAGTGGGAAACGGACCTTTCCCAACCGAGCTCGGCAATGAACTGGGCGAAAAAATCCGCCAAATAGGTGGTGAGTTTGGCGCAACAACCGGCCGACCGAGAAGAACAGGCTGGCTCGACTTAGTTTCCCTGAAACATGCGACGATGATCAACGGTATCAACAATCTTGTGATTACCAAACTGGATGTGCTTTCGGGAATTTCACCACTGAAAATCGCTACGAAATACAAAACCGAAGACGGAAAAATTATCGATTATTTTACTTCTTCAACCACAAAACTCTACGATTACGAACCGATTTATGAGGAGCTTGAAGGTTGGGATGAAGATATTTCGCACGCCCGGACGTACGACGACCTCCCAGAAAATGCCAAAAAATACATCGAGTTTATCGAAAACTATTTAGGAATTAATGTTTATTTGGTTTCTGTAGGCCCGGAAAGGAGTCAGAATATCATCAGAAAGGAATTGTTTTAAATTTAATTTTAAATAAAATATGGAAATCCGGCAAACAGCCGGATTTTTTTTGTAAGAATATTGGGGTTTAAATATTTTTTTGTATATATATGTAAATCATGTAAAAATTTGGCAAGAAAATTGAATTTAGTTTAAGGTATCTGTGAAAATAATTGCGAAAGGATAATATTCTAATTTTTTTAACCTAAATTTAAACATAAAATAAGTGTAATGATGAAAAATTTATTTAAAAACCAGGAATTTCAGTTGGATGAAATCCTTTTCAGGGGACGTAATAAGGAATATGGAGCCTATGTACTGAGACATGAAGCTGATAAGATCCTTACAAAATCAATGTTTATCGGAATCGGTCTATTTGCGGCGATTACTTTGACGCCGTTTGCCGTCAATTCTTTTAGAACAGCTGATAAAGTGGAGACATCAACACCATCAGGTCCTCATATTCTCGACAACGTGGATACGCCCGAAGTACCGGAAGTTGTACCACCAGTATTAATTCGCCCAAAGCAGGTAGAGACTTTCAATTCCATCGTTCCTACACCGAAAGCGAATGTAAAAAAAGAAACTCCGGCTGCTACCATTGATCAATACGATAAGGCAGTTGCAGGAACTCAGGATATTGCAGGTGAAAAACCAACTGGGTCTTTTCAGTCGCCCAATACAACAGGACCAGTACAAACCGGGCCAGTGACAATACCTGCACCGGAACCCAAAGTTGAAAACCCGGATGCGATTGCAGAAAATGTAGATGTAGAGGCGGTTTTTACAGGAGGGATCAACAGTTTCAGGAACCGAGTGATCAGTAATTTTGAAACTTCAGATTTTGAAGGCAGCGGAGAAACTTTGAAAACGACCGTAACTTTTATTGTTGAAAGAGACGGAACCATTTCCAATATCAAAGCCAACGGACCTGATGCATCCTTCAACCGTGAAGCCGAAAGAACTATAAAAAGCGTAAAGGGAAAATGGGTGCCTGCAAAAGTGAAGGGCCAGCCCGTGAGAAGCTACTTTAAGTTTCCGGTTTCGATGATATTTGAATAATTGATATTGACATTGCCTCTCTATATTTTATCCACAAGGTCGTTGATTTTGTGGATAATTTTTTTGGGGGATAAAATCTTAATTAACAATACTTTAACGCCTTCATATTTATTAAGGACTGTCCTTGCATCAAAAAAATTGTATTTTTGGTGATTAAAATCTTAGTAATGGCTAAAATCATTGGTGTTGCCAATCAGAAAGGGGGCGTCGGTAAAACGACAACAGCAGTAAATCTTGCAGCAGCTTTGGGAGTTCTGGAAAAAAGAATTCTTTTAATTGATGCCGATCCGCAGGCTAATGCAACTTCAGGACTTGGGGTTGAAGAAGTGCAGTTTTCAACTTATAACCTGCTGGAACACAGTGCTGATGTTGAAAAATGTATCCAAAGAACGACTTCGCCCAATCTCGATATTGTGCCGTCTCACATTGATTTGGTTGCAGCTGAAATCGAACTTGTAGATAAGACCAAGCGTGAGTATATGCTGAAGAACGCTTTGGAACCGATAAAAGAGCAGTACGATTATATCATCATCGATTGCGCACCAAGTTTAGGTTTGATTACCGTGAACGCGCTTACTGCCGCAGATTCCGTAATTATCCCGATCCAGTGTGAATATTTCGCGTTGGAAGGTCTGGGTAAATTACTGAACACCATCAAAAACGTGCAGAAAATCCATAATCCGGATTTAGATATCGAAGGGCTTTTGCTTACCATGTACGACAGCAGATTAAGGCTGTCTAACCAGGTTGTAGAGGAAGTGAATCTGCATTTTCCGGAAATGGTTTTCGACAGCATCATCAGCCGTAACGTGAGATTGAGTGAAGCGCCAAGTTTTGGCGAAAGCATTTTAATGTATGATGCCGAAAGTAAAGGTGCAATTCAGTACATTCAGTTGGCTGAGGAGGTGCTTCTAAAAAACGAAAAGACATCAAAAAAAACAAAAAAAGAAAAAGTTGAAAGATAAGAAAAGAGCAATGGGAAGAGGGCTCGGCGCGATTTTAAGCTCCGAATCCAAAGTCTCTATCAATTCTGCCACTGATGAGGGTGCAGAGGTTTTGGTGGGAAATATCGTTGAGGTTTCTTTGGACGATATCTATCCTAACGCGTCGCAGCCACGGACTTACTTTGACGAAAAAGCGCTGAACGACCTGGCGCAGTCCATCAAGAATCTCGGTGTCATCCAGCCGATTACTTTAAGGAAAGACGGCGACCGGTTCGAAATTATTTCGGGGGAAAGACGT
The sequence above is a segment of the Chryseobacterium taklimakanense genome. Coding sequences within it:
- a CDS encoding energy transducer TonB, with protein sequence MMKNLFKNQEFQLDEILFRGRNKEYGAYVLRHEADKILTKSMFIGIGLFAAITLTPFAVNSFRTADKVETSTPSGPHILDNVDTPEVPEVVPPVLIRPKQVETFNSIVPTPKANVKKETPAATIDQYDKAVAGTQDIAGEKPTGSFQSPNTTGPVQTGPVTIPAPEPKVENPDAIAENVDVEAVFTGGINSFRNRVISNFETSDFEGSGETLKTTVTFIVERDGTISNIKANGPDASFNREAERTIKSVKGKWVPAKVKGQPVRSYFKFPVSMIFE
- the hpt gene encoding hypoxanthine phosphoribosyltransferase, producing the protein METVKIHDKEFVPYLRNDEIQEIIKNLALKVYEDYKDETPVFIGVLNGVIMFFSDFLKHYPGQCEIAFIQMSSYLGGMQSTGIVYKKMDLTKDVEGRHIILMEDIVDTGNTIESLFEYFKNTQRPKSLKVASLLLKPEVFKKDFTIDYVAKEIPNKFVLGYGLDYDELGRNLPDLYQLAEGRINH
- a CDS encoding adenylosuccinate synthase, translated to MSTYVVVGLQYGDEGKGKITDVLSAKSDYVVRFQGGDNAGHTVYVGDEKFVLHLLPSGVLQCKGKCIIANGVVVNPKSFSREIEQLESKGMNTDHVFISRRAHVIMPYHILLDTYREEEKGGTEIGTTKKGIGPCYEDKIARVGIRMVDLLNPEILREKIEKNLRVKNSLFEKYFEKPTLDIDEIYNEFVEIGKKLQDRIVDTELELNEAIRDNKIILFEGAQALMLDIDFGTYPFVTSSSPSTGGVCAGAGVPPTSLQNLIGVAKAYTTRVGNGPFPTELGNELGEKIRQIGGEFGATTGRPRRTGWLDLVSLKHATMINGINNLVITKLDVLSGISPLKIATKYKTEDGKIIDYFTSSTTKLYDYEPIYEELEGWDEDISHARTYDDLPENAKKYIEFIENYLGINVYLVSVGPERSQNIIRKELF
- a CDS encoding ParA family protein; its protein translation is MAKIIGVANQKGGVGKTTTAVNLAAALGVLEKRILLIDADPQANATSGLGVEEVQFSTYNLLEHSADVEKCIQRTTSPNLDIVPSHIDLVAAEIELVDKTKREYMLKNALEPIKEQYDYIIIDCAPSLGLITVNALTAADSVIIPIQCEYFALEGLGKLLNTIKNVQKIHNPDLDIEGLLLTMYDSRLRLSNQVVEEVNLHFPEMVFDSIISRNVRLSEAPSFGESILMYDAESKGAIQYIQLAEEVLLKNEKTSKKTKKEKVER